The Halostagnicola kamekurae sequence CTAAGTCGGCCTGTTCTGCTTGGTCAACATCTCCAAGAAGCGGTAAAGTGCAATGAAATCGAACACTCTAATCTTTACCGTATTTGCACCACGAACTAGGGTCCCTCTCTCGTTACTACCGAGCGAAACAGGAAGTCGACCAGGAAGGGAGAGTCCGTAAACAAACGTGTTGTATTCTACTGATCCCGACCATCTATTTACCTCTTTGGAGAAGGACTTTTATTGTATAATATTAATGTATAGTTAGTAATATCTGATAGAAAGAAACTTAGCAAAAGAAGAATATTAAAAATAACTGGAGTGTCCATCGGTGCCCTGGTCGGTGGAAGTGGTGTAGCTGCCGCCAATACATCCGCTTCACAAGACAGGCAACTCTGGGTAGAAAACGGTCAGTTTGAGACTGATCTCGACAACGATGCCCTCGATAAAAACAAGTATAATGCATTGATTGCTACTGTTGAAGAATTCAATCAAGCAATCGAAAACGGTCATGTCAGTCTCGAGGGGAACGCGTCTGAAGGGATAAGTACAGCATCTAACGATCAGACAGAATCAAAAGTCGTTGACATACAAGCGAGTCCGTCTAAGATTGCTGGAGGTGATGAATAATGCCATGTAATAAGAACGACTATGACATCGATAACGAGGTATCCGGAGTTAATAAAGAGGTGAAATTATGGATCTCTGATGGTGTTATAAAAGATGTGAGAGGACTGATCGAAATCGGCGGTTCTGGTGCAGCGGTTTATGGCCTTCTCGTCGAGAAGGGAGTCATTTCCGCAGGAGTTCTCGCAGGTCCTGTCGCTGCGATCGTGGGTGCGATAATTATCGCGTACATGGGTTGGATTGGGATCGAAAACGACGGTTGCGGTGTAGTCATCGAAATGAACGTCAATCCAATAGCTCCCGTAACGACAACGCCGATCGTCTCTTCACAATAATTCTCGCTCCTTTTTGGCAGTACTAAATAAAAGTTTATATAAATAAATATATTTTATATTCATATATTTCTGTTTTGGAAATGGAGGGTAACTATTACATATTATACCTGCAATTGTTTTCATAATATCAGATCGTATCTATGGAAGATGAAATCAGACACTCTCTATATCGACGAAAGAACGTCATTTGGGGAATTCTCCTCATAGCGACGGCTGGGATAGTAATGCAGCCAGGGATAGAGAGCGCTCTACAGGGCGACCCCACCGGAAACTGGATTGTAGATGTCGTCCTTGGCATGTTATTATTGACGTTCTATTTCGGAACGAGACTCGCTAACTGGATGGATCAATCGTCAACGGATGTCTTTGGTTTGTCTGATTGGACTATGCTGTTTTTGTCGGCAGTCTGGATTGCAGCCTGCGCGTTACTCCTCTCTCAGGGGTTTTCTTCCATTGGAATTCTCGGATTTTTGCTCTTCGGAAGCGTTGGCGTCATCGGTATGCTCTATAAATTATATTCGATCCGTATTTCGGGATCTACAACAGAAATTTAGCTAGTGTGAACCCGATCATGTTCGCCTTGCTATTCGACGATCGGTTCCACATCGCTCGAGTCCGTCTGTTCTGCTCCGTCGTCGCTACTGTCGATCAGCGACCGCTTCCACGTGCCTCGAGTGAACCACACACCCGCCGCTATCGCGCCGACCACGTCGCCGACGAGGACGCCGACCCAGATGCCGGTCGTCCCCCAGTCGGCGACGAACAGCAGGAAGACGGTGACGAGCACGCGGCCGAACCACAGCGCGATCACCGAAAACGCCAGCGCCGTCTTCGTGTTACCCGCACCGCGGAACGCGCCCAGGAACACCTGCATGACGCCCATGAAGACGAACATCAGCGCGGCGACCTGCAGGTAGGTCGTCCCGTAGTCGACGGTCGCCGCCCGCCCCTCGACGTCCGCGGTGAGGAACACGGACACGATCGGTTCCGGGACGAGGAACGCGATCGCGCCGCCGACGGCCATGACCGCGGCGATGACGCCCGCGGCGAGCCACGTCGCTCGCGCCGCGCGTTCGGGCTTGCCCGCACCCAAATTCTGGCCGACGATGGTGTCCGTCGCCTGGCTCATCCCCAGCGCCGGGAGAAACGCGAGCGAGATCAGGCGGTTACCCAGGCCGTAGGCCGTCACGACCGCCGGCGGAAACATCGAGACCATCGCCGTCATCGCGATCATCGCCAGCGAACTCATCGACTGCTCGAGGGCCGTCGGAACGCCGAGTCGCGTGATTTCGGAGATATATTCGGCTCGCGGAAGCAAGTGACTCGCTTCGATCTCGGGTCCGACGTCGGTGTATAACAGGACGTAGAACCCGATTACAGTGGCGATGGCCCTCGAGAGGACGGTCGCCACCGCCGCGCCCGCCATCTCGAGTCGCGGGACGGGGCCGACGCCGAAGATAAACACGGGGTCGACCGCGAGGTTGAAGACGACGCTGACGAACATCACGACCATCGGCGCGCGGGTGTTGCCGTACCCGCGCATGAGCGAGACGAAGATGAAAAAGCCGAACAGGAAGGGCATGCCGAGGAAGAACACGCGCATGTACTCGCTGGCCAGCGGGATGATCGCGGCCTCGGTTTCGGGGTCGGCCAGCAACAGCGCCAGCATCGAGTCGGTCGCGAGAAAGCCGATCACGGCGATGGCGATCGCGATTAGCGTGATAAACGAGATCGTCTGTCCCGCGATCAAGCCGCCCTCGTCGCTTTCCGCGCCGGAGTGCTGGGCGATGAGGATCGCGCCCGCGGCGGTGAACCCGCCGCCGATCGAGATCAGAAAGAAGATCAGCGGGAAGGCGAGACTCAGCGCGCCGACCGCGTCCGGAGAGAGTGCACCCAGCCAGAACGTGTCGCCGACGTTGTAGGCGACCTGCAACAGCTGGATAACCACGAGCGGCCACGCTAGGTGGAACATCGGACGAACGAGCGACCCGTCGGTGAGATCGCTCTCGCTCGAGGAGCGGTCGGAGAGCATTACGACCTGAAATCGCATGCCACCTATATGAGTGCTCGTAGCCATTGGCAACAACCCGCATCACAACTGTGCTGTTTTCCTCTGAGCGCGGAGATTCTCGCCTCGAGGCGGGCCTGTGCAATCGCAGCCCAATGAACCCGTATCGTTTAGTTGACTCCCGCCGCAGGCTGTGCCATGACAATCGGCGTCATCGGCGGCAGCGGAATCTACGAGGCATTGCCTCTCGAGAACACGCGAACCGAATCGATCTCGACCCCCTACGGCGAACCGACCGACGACGTCACGCTGGGCGAACTCGGCGGGCGTGAGGTCGCCTTCCTGCCGCGACACGGGAGCGACCACCAGCACACGCCGACCGACGTGTCCTACCGGGCGAACATCTACGCGCTCAAGGCGGCCGGCGTCGATCGAGTCATCGCCACCAACGCCGTCGGCAGCCTCCGCGAGGACCTGCCGCCCCAGACGCTGGTCGTCCCCGACCAGATTTTCGATCGCACCAAACACCGTTCGCCGACGTTCTTCGGGGACGGCATGGTCGTCCACATGGGTTTCGCCAAGCCCTATTGCCCCGAAATGGTCGCCCACCTCGCCGAGTCCGCGCGGGAGGCGACGGATGCCCAGGTCGCCGAGAACGGCACGTACGTCTGTATCGAGGGCCCGCAGTTTTCGACGAAAGCCGAGAGCGAGTTCTACCGCGAGCAGGGCTGGGACGTCGTCGGGATGACGGCGATCCCCGAAGCCAAACTCGCTCGAGAAGCTGAACTGAGCTACGCCACCGTCGCCGGCGTCACCGACTACGACGTCTGGAAGGAAGACAGCGAGGTCACCCTCGAGGAAGTCCTCGAGAACGCCGAGGCCAATCAGGAGTCAATCAACGCGGTCATCGAGCGCGCGATCCGAACGATGCCCGACGACTTCGAGAGTCACGCCTGGTCGGCGCTCGAGGGCACGATCAACACGCCGCCGGAAGCGATTCCAGCAGAGACTCGCGAACGCGTCGAGCTGTTAGCCGGTGAGTACCTCGAGGAATAAGTCCGGTTGATCTGCGTCGGTCTCCAACGGCCGGCCGCCCGTTCTATCTCGGTTCGAACGTCAGCACTCGCTCACCGGTCGTCTCGGAGACGGCGACCGAAATCTCGACCTTGAGGCCGTTTTCGATCGACTCGAGATCGATCCCGGCGACCTGCCCGGTTAGTCGAACCGGGCCGAAATCCGCGATCGCGGTCGCGTAGGGAGCGTCGTCCTCGAACGACGGCGTCGGGACGTGGGTGACGGTGAACGTCTCAATCGTCCCCGTTTGGGGCAACTGCTGGCGCGCGAGTTCAGTCGACCCACACTCCGGACACACTTGCCGCGGCGGAAGCGATCCGTGTCCGGTGGCACACTCGAGGAAGTACGCTTCGCCCTCCTCGGCGGCGTCGAGCCAGTCGTCGAATCCGGCGTCTCTAATCTCGCTCATTCGACCACCTCCAGTACGTGAACCGTCGCAGACGCCACGGTTCCGCCCGCGTTGTGCGCGAGCGCGGTCGTCGCGTCGGGGACGGCGTCGCTGTTTGCGTGTTCGTCCGCGAGCAGCGACGTGACTTCGGCGATCTGGGACGCCCCGGTCGCGCCGACGGGGTGGCCCTTCGCCTTCAGACCGCCCGAGAGGTTGATCGGCGTCTCGCCGTCCGCGGTCGTGCGTCCGTCTCGAGCGGCGGTGATCCCCTCGCCGATCGACTCTATGTCGAGGGCTTCGATGGCGAGCACCTCCGCGATCGTAAAGCAGTCGTGGACCTCGGCGAAGTCGATGTCGTTCGCGTCGATTCCGGCGTCTGAGTACGCCTCTTCGCCCGCCTCGCGAGCGGCGGGCGAGCGCGCGAGGTAGTCCCGATCGTGCAGGGCCATCCGATCGCCGCCCTGTCCGGTGCCCGTGATCGCGACCGGAGCGTCTATGTCGTGTTCCTCGGCGTATGATTCGCTGGTGAGCACGAGCGCCGCCGCGCCGTCGGAGATCGGACAGGAGTCGTACAACCCCAGCGGCGAGGAGACCTGCGGGGCCTCGAGTACGTCCTCGACCTCGATCGCGCGCTGGTACTGGGCCTTCTCGTTCTCGAGGGCGTTGTCGTGGTTCTTCACGGCGATGTGTGCGAGGTCCGCGTGCTCGCCGCCGTAGGTTTCGAAGTACGCCTGGGCCATCAGGGCGTAGGCGCCGGGGAAGGTCGTCCCGGCGCGGACCTCCCAGAGGTCGTCGGCGGCGATGGCGAGCGCTTCGGTCGCGCCTGCGGTTCCGAGGTTCGTCATCCGCTCTGCACCGCCGACGAGGAGCACGTCGTCCTCGCCGTTTCGAATGCGCTTTACCGCGTCGGCGACCGCGACGCCGCTCGAGGCGCAGGCGGATTCGTACCGGGTCGCCGGTGCCTGTACCCCCGCGGCCTCGGCCATCAGCGGCCCCTGATGGCCCTGATGCTCGGACAGTTCACCCATGAAATTTCCATAGAGCACACCGTCGACGTCGGACCGGGCCACCCCACTTTTGTCGAACGCTTCGATGCTCGCCTGCCCGAAGAGATCCCGACTCGTCCGCTCGGGCACGTTTCCGAACGGCGTCAGGCCGACACCCGCAACTCGTACCTCGCTCATGACACACTCTACCGCACCGACGGGTTAATATCCCGCGGTTACTCCACCGTTCGGGTTCACGGTATGTCTCGAGATCGGAACTAATCGACGAATAGAGCCGATCCAGAAGGAGACGAGCCGACCCCGCCTACCCCAGAAAGAATCCTGTGGCCCGCGAGTCGCGGGCTCAGAGCGCGTCGGAGACCTCGCCGAGTACGTCCGTCTCGACGAAGACGACGACGTGGTCGCCCGCCTCCACGGTCGTCTCGCCGCGCGGGGTGATCAGTTCGCCGTCTCGAGCGATCGCCCCGATCACCACGCCGTTCGGGAGATCCGCGATCACGTCGCGGATTCGGTTGTCGTGGAGGAGACTGTCCTGACCGACTTCGATCTCGAGGACCTCTGCCCGGTCGGACTCGAGCATCGCGATGTTTTCGGTGCGGTGTGCGTGGGTGAACCGGGTGATCTCCTCGGAGGTGACCAGCCGCGGGTTGACCGCGACGTCGATGCCGACGGTCTCGAAGAGGTCGACGTACTCGCCGTACTCGACGATGCCGATGGTTCGCTCGACGCCGATGCGCTTTGCGAGCAACGAGACGAGCAGGTTCTTCTCGTCGCTGTCGAGCGCCGCGACGACGATGTCCGACTCGTCGATGTGCTCGCGGACGAGAAAGTCGATGTCTGTCGCGTCGCTCTCTAACACCAGCGTGTCCGGCAGACACTCTGCGAGTTCGCGGGCGCGGTCGTGGTCTTGCTCGATCAGCCGCGGAGAGAGTCCCTCTTCCTCGAACAGTCGGGCGGTTTGATAGCCGATCTCGCTGCCGCCGACGATGACGATCTCGCTCGCGTCCTCGAGCGTCGGCGTTGGGGTCAACGACCCGGCGAAGCGACGCACGCTCTCGGTGGAGCCGATGACGACGACGGCGTCGCCGGCTTCGATGACCGTCTCGCCGGTCGGGATAACGACGTCGCCGTTTCGAAAGAGCGCCGCGAACGTCAGCGATTCGTATCGATCGGCCTTCGCGACCGTGTCGCCGGCGATCGGGCTGTCCGGCTCGATTTCGAACTCCGCCATCTGGACGAGTCCGTCCCCGAAGGTATCGACGTCGTGTGCGTTCGGGAGGCCGGCGATCTTCACGATCGTCTCTGCGGTGTGGAGGTTCGTACAGACCATGAAGTCGACGCCGAACGCGCCCTCGGCGTGCTCCCAGGTCTCTAACAGCGTCGTGTCCTTCACGCGAGCGATCGTGAACGGGTCGTCGAGGGTTTTGGCCGCGCCGCAGACGACGATGTTCGTCTCGTCGATGTCGGTGCTCGCGATGACCATATCCGCTGCCTCGACGTCCGCCTCCACGAGAGTTCCCCGCGTCGTTCCGTCGCCCTCGATGGCGAGTACGTCGAGCGAGTACGTGAGCGATTCGATGCGCTCTTCGTCGGTGTCGACGACGACGACCTCGTGGTCGTCAGCGAGCCCCGCCGCGATGTTCGAACCGACTTCGCCCGCTCCGACGATGATTACGCGCACGCGAGCGCCACCTGCAACATACGAACGGCTATTCGACGGAGGTGTAAGTCCGTTTCCATCGTCGAGGTCGCATTTTGTCGGCTCGACAAGAGTTGGATTTCGTCGACTTGACGAGAGCCGCGAGGTCCCGGTTCGTCGGTTCCGAGCGGTACTGAACGGTACCGATCGGTCGAATCCGGTCGGTCAGGGCATCTCGTGAACCGTCAGTTCGACGTCTCGTTGCTCCCCTTCGATATCGGCGACCAGCCGCCTGACGACGCCGCGTGCTTCCTCGAGAAGTCGCGGCTGTACCTTCCCGACGACCCAATCGAGCGAGACGAACGGCGGCAGCGAGATCGCGTTTCCGTCAGCCGAGTGAGGGTCGTAGACCGCCTCGAAGTAGATCCGGCTGGCCGTTTCGACCCCGTCCGGGGCCGCCTCGGGCTCGGCCTCGACCCGCCACGTGCCGCGGGCGTCGAGGTCCTTGCGAAGCTCCCACTCGAGCGTGTGGGGATCGTCGACGGCGACGACCTCCGAGCGGGCGGTGTACCCGAGTTTCCACCAGGTGAGCCGAAGGTCGTAGACCGAGCCAACGCCGTTCTCGTCGCCCTCGCGGCGCTTGCGAACGGACTCGAGGTGCTCCGTGTATCGGTGATAGTCGGTAAAGGAGACGACGAACGGGAACACGTCCGCCGGCGGCCGGTGGGCGACGGTGCTGAGGAGGAT is a genomic window containing:
- a CDS encoding SRPBCC family protein codes for the protein MDRILLSTVAHRPPADVFPFVVSFTDYHRYTEHLESVRKRREGDENGVGSVYDLRLTWWKLGYTARSEVVAVDDPHTLEWELRKDLDARGTWRVEAEPEAAPDGVETASRIYFEAVYDPHSADGNAISLPPFVSLDWVVGKVQPRLLEEARGVVRRLVADIEGEQRDVELTVHEMP
- a CDS encoding Zn-ribbon domain-containing OB-fold protein, whose translation is MSEIRDAGFDDWLDAAEEGEAYFLECATGHGSLPPRQVCPECGSTELARQQLPQTGTIETFTVTHVPTPSFEDDAPYATAIADFGPVRLTGQVAGIDLESIENGLKVEISVAVSETTGERVLTFEPR
- a CDS encoding MATE family efflux transporter; the protein is MLSDRSSSESDLTDGSLVRPMFHLAWPLVVIQLLQVAYNVGDTFWLGALSPDAVGALSLAFPLIFFLISIGGGFTAAGAILIAQHSGAESDEGGLIAGQTISFITLIAIAIAVIGFLATDSMLALLLADPETEAAIIPLASEYMRVFFLGMPFLFGFFIFVSLMRGYGNTRAPMVVMFVSVVFNLAVDPVFIFGVGPVPRLEMAGAAVATVLSRAIATVIGFYVLLYTDVGPEIEASHLLPRAEYISEITRLGVPTALEQSMSSLAMIAMTAMVSMFPPAVVTAYGLGNRLISLAFLPALGMSQATDTIVGQNLGAGKPERAARATWLAAGVIAAVMAVGGAIAFLVPEPIVSVFLTADVEGRAATVDYGTTYLQVAALMFVFMGVMQVFLGAFRGAGNTKTALAFSVIALWFGRVLVTVFLLFVADWGTTGIWVGVLVGDVVGAIAAGVWFTRGTWKRSLIDSSDDGAEQTDSSDVEPIVE
- the mtnP gene encoding S-methyl-5'-thioadenosine phosphorylase; its protein translation is MTIGVIGGSGIYEALPLENTRTESISTPYGEPTDDVTLGELGGREVAFLPRHGSDHQHTPTDVSYRANIYALKAAGVDRVIATNAVGSLREDLPPQTLVVPDQIFDRTKHRSPTFFGDGMVVHMGFAKPYCPEMVAHLAESAREATDAQVAENGTYVCIEGPQFSTKAESEFYREQGWDVVGMTAIPEAKLAREAELSYATVAGVTDYDVWKEDSEVTLEEVLENAEANQESINAVIERAIRTMPDDFESHAWSALEGTINTPPEAIPAETRERVELLAGEYLEE
- the trkA gene encoding Trk system potassium transporter TrkA, whose product is MRVIIVGAGEVGSNIAAGLADDHEVVVVDTDEERIESLTYSLDVLAIEGDGTTRGTLVEADVEAADMVIASTDIDETNIVVCGAAKTLDDPFTIARVKDTTLLETWEHAEGAFGVDFMVCTNLHTAETIVKIAGLPNAHDVDTFGDGLVQMAEFEIEPDSPIAGDTVAKADRYESLTFAALFRNGDVVIPTGETVIEAGDAVVVIGSTESVRRFAGSLTPTPTLEDASEIVIVGGSEIGYQTARLFEEEGLSPRLIEQDHDRARELAECLPDTLVLESDATDIDFLVREHIDESDIVVAALDSDEKNLLVSLLAKRIGVERTIGIVEYGEYVDLFETVGIDVAVNPRLVTSEEITRFTHAHRTENIAMLESDRAEVLEIEVGQDSLLHDNRIRDVIADLPNGVVIGAIARDGELITPRGETTVEAGDHVVVFVETDVLGEVSDAL
- a CDS encoding thiolase C-terminal domain-containing protein, yielding MSEVRVAGVGLTPFGNVPERTSRDLFGQASIEAFDKSGVARSDVDGVLYGNFMGELSEHQGHQGPLMAEAAGVQAPATRYESACASSGVAVADAVKRIRNGEDDVLLVGGAERMTNLGTAGATEALAIAADDLWEVRAGTTFPGAYALMAQAYFETYGGEHADLAHIAVKNHDNALENEKAQYQRAIEVEDVLEAPQVSSPLGLYDSCPISDGAAALVLTSESYAEEHDIDAPVAITGTGQGGDRMALHDRDYLARSPAAREAGEEAYSDAGIDANDIDFAEVHDCFTIAEVLAIEALDIESIGEGITAARDGRTTADGETPINLSGGLKAKGHPVGATGASQIAEVTSLLADEHANSDAVPDATTALAHNAGGTVASATVHVLEVVE